A single region of the Sciurus carolinensis chromosome 16, mSciCar1.2, whole genome shotgun sequence genome encodes:
- the Derpc gene encoding decreased expression in renal and prostate cancer protein — MKEPRIFPRERPTPWTRAPLPPRGRLDGSLGPQGGPVLNTGHPLGVNSDPFLMAAGSLGGNLAPFPRNPSPFPSSSGPLASNPAPFPVGARDPSMASFPRGMNPAGTGAVSFPRPGGLLGPGPGPTLNPRTGALPGPGPMSNPRLGGLPGPGPMPNPRAGGLLGASPDPRSGGSLGPGSGPNLRAGGLLPSGNGPPNPRPVSLGPGPSPNLRAGFLGTNPAPRSGMFPGPGLGPNPRTSGMGPGLGPNPRAGGLGQGPNLDTRAGGLLGTGSSLNLRMTGPQGLDLAPILRAAGLLGANSASFSQASGNMGTNPSTMARVPGPVGPNMGPGSRGIGLPGPNPSPMSRAPGPIGPNSAHFSRPGGPMGVNASSFPRGTGSGGLNPTAFSQSSGTLASNPGTFQRSAGLQGSSPAIFPRASGPLGPNPANFPRATGLQGPSPAAFPRSTGPLGPGQVAFPRSAAGHLGSSPAGPVGMNPAPFARPAGALGLNPASFPRMNGPAGKSLVPFPRVGSLPGTNPAAFPRPGGPMAAMYPNGMLPP, encoded by the coding sequence ATGAAAGAACCCCGGATTTTCCCTAGAGAGCGGCCAACTCCTTGGACTCGTGCTCCGCTGCCACCTCGAGGACGGCTCGACGGTTCCCTGGGACCACAGGGGGGTCCTGTTCTGAACACAGGCCACCCACTGGGTGTGAACTCGGATCCTTTCCTTATGGCAGCTGGTTCTCTTGGTGGAAATCTGGCCCCATTTCCAAGGAACCCATCTCCTTTTCCATCTTCATCAGGCCCGTTGGCTTCAAATCCAGCACCTTTCCCTGTTGGTGCTCGTGACCCAAGCATGGCTTCTTTTCCAAGAGGGATGAATCCTGCTGGCACAGGCGCGGTTTCTTTTCCAAGGCCCGGTGGCCTCTTGGGCCCAGGACCAGGACCAACTCTAAACCCTAGAACGGGGGCTCTTCCAGGCCCAGGGCCTATGTCTAACCCCAGGTTAGGAGGTCTCCCAGGCCCAGGTCCTATGCCCAACCCAAGGGCAGGTGGTCTCCTGGGAGCAAGTCCTGATCCTAGAAGTGGTGGCTCCTTGGGCCCTGGATCTGGGCCCAACCTGAGAGCAGGTGGCTTGTTACCGTCTGGGAATGGTCCTCCTAATCCTAGGCCAGTTAGCCTTGGTCCTGGACCAAGTCCCAATCTGAGAGCAGGCTTTTTAGGTACAAACCCTGCCCCTAGGTCAGGTATGTTTCCAGGCCCAGGCCTTGGGCCCAACCCACGAACAAGTGGCATGGGTCCAGGTCTTGGTCCCAACCCAAGGGCTGGTGGCCTAGGCCAAGGCCCAAATCTAGACACCAGAGCAGGTGGCCTCTTGGGTACAGGATCTAGTCTTAACTTAAGAATGACTGGACCTCAAGGCCTAGATCTTGCCCCTATTCTAAGAGCAGCAGGTCTTTTAGGAGCAAACTCAGCTTCTTTCTCACAGGCTTCTGGAAACATGGGCACAAACCCATCCACCATGGCAAGAGTGCCTGGCCCTGTAGGCCCAAACATGGGTCCTGGCTCTCGAGGAATTGGCCTTCCAGGGCCAAATCCATCTCCCATGTCAAGGGCTCCTGGTCCCATAGGCCCTAATTCAGCTCATTTTTCAAGACCAGGTGGCCCGATGGGGGTAAATGCCAGTTCCTTTCCAAGGGGAACAGGTTCTGGGGGACTGAACCCAACTGCCTTCTCTCAGTCTTCTGGGACACTGGCTTCCAACCCTGGTACCTTCCAAAGGTCTGCTGGCCTCCAGGGCTCAAGTCCTGCAATTTTCCCAAGAGCCTCTGGGCCACTGGGCCCCAACCCAGCCAACTTCCCAAGGGCCACTGGCCTTCAGGGTCCAAGTCCAGCTGCCTTCCCAAGATCTACTGGTCCATTAGGCCCAGGTCAAGTTGCTTTCCCCAGGTCAGCTGCTGGGCACTTGGGTTCTTCTCCAGCAGGCCCTGTGGGTATGAACCCAGCTCCTTTTGCAAGGCCAGCTGGGGCCCTGGGTCTAAACCCAGCATCCTTTCCAAGGATGAATGGCCCTGCAGGTAAGAG
- the Chtf8 gene encoding chromosome transmission fidelity protein 8 homolog, protein MVQIVISSTGAGGLAEWVLMELQGEIEARYSTGLAGNLLGDLHYTTEGIPVLIVGHHILYGKIIHLEKPFAVLVKHTPGEQDCDELGHETGTRYLVTALIKNKILFKTRPKPIITNVPKKV, encoded by the exons ATGGTGCAAATTGTTATTTCCAG TACGGGGGCTGGAGGCCTGGCAGAATGGGTGCTGATGGAGCTACAGGGGGAGATCGAGGCTCGCTACAGCACCGGATTAGCTGGAAACCTCCTGGGAGACCTACATTACACCACTGAG GGAATCCCTGTGCTGATCGTGGGGCATCATATCCTGTATGGGAAAATCATCCATCTGGAGAAACCTTTTGCAGTCCTTGTCAAACACACTCCTGGGGAGCAGGACTGTGATGAGCTTGGCCACGAGACTGGCACCCGGTACCTGGTGACAGCACTCATCAAAAACAAGATCCTTTTCAAAACCCGCCCCAAGCCCATTATCACCAACGTCCCCAAGAAAGTATGA